CGAGCTGGGTACGCCCAGGGTCAGCGCGCCGGAGCCGGCCTTGACCAGGAGACTGTCGGAATGCCCGTGGTAGCACCCCTCGAACTTGATGATGCTGTCGCGTCCGGTGTAGCCCCGCGCGAGGCGGATCGCGCTCATGGTCGCTTCAGTGCCGGAGCTGACCATGCGAACCATTTCCATGGAGGGGACCAGCGAGCAGACCAGATCGGCCATGTCCGTTTCCATGGCCGTAGGGGCGCCGTAGGACAGCCCGTGCTCCAGCTGACGGCGTACGGCGTCGAGTACATCCGGATGGCTGTGGCCGAGAATCATCGGTCCCCAGGAGCCGACATAATCGACATAGCGGCGATCATCCTCGTCGGTGACATAGGCGCCCTCGGCGTGCTTGAAGAACAGCGGCGTACCGCCGACGCTCTTGAACGCGCGTACCGGCGAATTCACGCCGCCGGGGATGTGTTTCTGGGCATTGGCGAACAGGTCTTCGGAACGGGACATGAACATCCTCACAAATGAATTCAGATGGGCTGGAACATCTCGCTGAACAGGCGGGCGCGGCGCTCGACCTCGCTCGGCGAGTTGGCGCCGAACAGGCCGTTGATCACGGCCAGCATATCGGCTCCGGCGATGCGTAACTGGGGGGCGTTGTGCAGGGTGATGCCGCCAATGGCGACGATCGGCACATCGAACGTGCGGCGCGCCTGCTCGAGTAGTACCGGCGTTGCCGCGGGAGCGCCGGGCTTGGTCACCGACTGAAAAAAACGACCGAAGGCGATGTAGCTGGCGCCGTCCTCGACTGCCTGTTCGGCGAATTCCAGACTGGCGTGACAGGTGGCGCCAATGATCGCGCGCTCGCCCAGGACGCTGCGCGCCTCGCGCAGCGACCCATCCTCGCGGCCCAGGTGCACGCCGACGCCGAGCTCTGCGGCGAGCGCCAGATCGTCGTTGATGATCAGCCCGGCGCCGTAGTAGTTGCACAGGCGCAGCAGCTGTTCTGCTTCCTCGCGGCGGCGGACGGCGTCATCGGTCTTGTCACGATACTGCAGCAGGCGGGCCCCTCCGGCTAGGGCCGCATCGACCCAGCCGAGCAGGCGCTCGCCGCCCAGCAGGTCGCTGTCGGTGATGGCATAGAGGCCGCGTAGGCGCTCGCTCACGAGCAGAAATCCAGAGGCAGGCGCCGCGGGACGTATTGACCGAGCCCCGGCTGCTCGGCGTCGCGCAAGGTGCGCCAGGTGTAATCCAGGGCAGTCTGCACGGCGCTCCGCAGTTCCTGCCCCTGTGCGAGGCGGCCTGCCAGGGCGCTGGCTAGGGTGCACCCGGAACCATGGTAGCTACCCGGCAGACGCTGGCAGGTGAAGTCATGCCGACTGCCATCGCGACCGTAGAGGCGGTTATGAATGTCCGCTTCGTCACCGTGTCCGCCGGTGATCAACAGGTGCCGGATATGCGGTAACAGACGCTCGGCGCACTGGTCAGCGGTGCCCTCCGGCAGTTCCGCGAGGATGCGTGCCTCGGGCAGATTGGGTGTGGCGATGGCGGCGACCGGAAACAGGCGCTCGCGCATCGCGTAGCCGACGTCATCCTTGCCCAGCGAGCCGCCGCCACCGGCGCGCAGCACGGGATCGCACACCAGTGGGACCCCCGGGAGCTGCTGCATGAGCTCAAGCACCGTCTCGACCATCTCCACCGAGCCGAGCATGCCAAGCTTGACCGCGGCGACCGGCATGTCGGTGATCACCTTGTTCGCCTGGGCCAGAACCCAGTCACGATCGAGCACACGAAAATCGCTGACATCAACGGTATCCTGGACGGTCAGCGCGGTGACGGTCGGGGCAGCATGACACCCCTGCGCAAGCAGGGCTTCGATATCGGCCTGGAGGCCGGCGCCGCCACTCGGATCGTGACCGGAGAGGCAGAGCACAACGGGGCGGGAAGGACTGGGTCTGTTCATGCGCTAAGCTTATCATCTGAGCGAGGGTTGCGGCAGCCAGCAGGCTGGCCGCCATGGCCATTGGCGCCGTGACCTCGTTGGCCGCAGCATCGGGCGCAACAGCAGAACAACAACAAGGGATGACACGATGAAGCCGATCGACCAGTGGTTCGACGAATACGGCGAAAGCCATCAGAACAGACTCAACAAGCTGGTGCACTGGGTGTGCGTGCCGCTGATCACCTTCAGCGTGCTGGGGATTCTGTGGGCGATTCATCCCGGGGTCGCGTTCCTGGCCGTTGGCACGTCGCTGATGTTCTACGCGATGTTGTCCTGGCGAATCGCTGCGGCGATGCTGGGGCTCGCCGCGATCATGTTGCTGATTCTCGATGCAATGCCCAGCGTGTTCTGGCCCAGCGTCATCATCTTCGTGCTCGCCTGGATCGGCCAGTTCATCGGACATCAGGTGGAAGGCAAGAAGCCATCCTTCTTCAAGGACCTGCAGTTTCTACTGATCGGCCCGATCTGGCTGCTCGGGTTCGTGTTCCGTACGATCGGCCTGCGCTACTGATCAGCGCGTCGGGCGGATCGGCAGTTCTCGCCATTCGCCCGGATGCAGCTCACCGAGTTCCCAGTCTCCGATGCTCACCCGCACCAGTCGCAGCGTCGGCAGACCCACCGCAGCGGTCATGCGCCGGACCTGCCGGTTGCGGCCTTCGCGAATGGTAATGGACAGCCAGCTCGTGGGTACGCTCTTGCGAAAACGCACGGGCGGGACTCTGTCCCAGAGCGCCGGAGCGGCGATCATCTGCACCTCCGCTGGTCGCGTTGGCCCGTCATTGAGATGCGGGCCTGCACGCAGCTGCTCGAGCTGCTCCGGCGTCGCTTCACCCTCCACCTGCACCCAGTAGGTCTTGCTCAGCTTGTGCCGTGGGTCGGTAATACGCGCCTGCAACTGGCCGTCGTTGGTCAACAGCAACAATCCTTCGCTGTCCCGGTCAAGCCGGCCCGCGGGATACAGGCCCGGCTCGTCAACGAAGTCCTTCAGTGTGGCGCGGCCCTGATCGTCAGTGAATTGGGTAAGCACGTCGAACGGCTTGTTCAGTGCAATCAGACGAGGGGAGGCTGGCGGTGGCGCGGCCTTGCGCCGCGACTTGCCAGTACCTGTATAAGCGGATCGACGGGGCGGACGGGGCATGTGTTTGTCTGCATCAGGTGCGGGCCGCTCATGCTAGAGGGCCAGTCCGGCCGCGGCAAGCCGCGGCCCTTCAATCGGGTAGCTGCACCACTGCCATGGTTACCGTCGCCTTGCTGAACAGCCGCTTCTCGCCTTCAACCATGGCGAACACCTCGGACTCGACGACACTCACCTGGCGGCCGGCCTTGAGCACCTCGGCGCGGCATAGCAGCCGCTCGCACACCGCCGCGCGCAACAGGTTCACCTTGAACTCGAGCGTGAGTACGGTGAAGCCCTCGGGCGCGAGCATGCCGGCGGCAGCGCCGGCGGTGTGATCGGCCAGCGTTGTCTGGACGCCGGCGTGGACAAAGCCGTTCTGCTGGGCGTGCCGTGGCAGGATATCAACCGCCGCTTCCACCCAGCCCAACCCGCAATCGGTCATGTGGATGCCGACGTCACTGACGAAATTGGCTCTGGCGAAGCCGGCTTCAACGATAGCGCGCTGCCGTTCGCTGGGTAGCGTCTGTTCACTCATGTGTCGATTCCTTGATGAAGATGCCTGGTGCGCTGCGCTGACCAGCTCAGATGCTGCCGTTCAGCGCCAGCAGGTCGCCTGTGTGCATTGCTCGAGCTCTGACTATCGTTATCGGTCTGAAGCGGCTCCGGTGATCCGGAGCAGGACCGAATCAACCGAGAGCCGGCGTGGAGCGAGCGACCAGCTTCTGCACGTCGATGCCCCGCGGCAGCGTACCGAAGGCACGACCTTGACCAGTGAGACGGCTGCTGATGAACGCATCGGACACCGTCTCATTGCCGGCCTCGAGCAGCAGCCTGGCCTGCAGCGCGATGGCGACGTCCTCGGTCAGCTGCCGCGCGCGGTACTGGATATCGTCCGTATCGCGAAAGTCCGCCTTCAACCGTTCGATATGGGCGCGAAGGCGCGCGTCGCCATGACCGTCGCCCAGCTCGGCAAACAGCGCCTCAAGTACTCCCGGCTCCTTTGACAAGGCACGCAGGACGTCCAGGCACTGCACGTTGCCTGAGCCCTCCCATATGGAATTGACCGGCGCCTCGCGGTACAGCCGCGGGAGGATGGTCTCCTCGACATACCCGGCGCCGCCCAGGCATTCCTGCGCTTCATTGATCATTGCCGGCGCGCGCTTGCAGATCCAGTACTTGCCGACTGCGGTCACCAGCCGGGCGAACTTGTCTTCCTGTTCGTCATGCGATTGGTCCAGCGCCTTGCCCATGCGCATGGTCAGTGCCAGGGCAGCTTCGCTTTCCAGTGCCAGGTCGGCCAGCACGTTCTGCATCAACGGCTGCTCAGCCAACACCCGTCCGCCCACGGTGCGGTAGGCGCAGTGATGGGTCGCCTGGGTCAGCGCCTGGCGCATCAGCGAGCTTGAGCCGATCATGCAATCGAACCGGGTGAGCGAGACCATCTCGATGATGGTGGGAACACCGCGTCCTTCCTCGCCGATCATCCAGGCGAATGCGCCGCGGAATTCGACCTCGCTGGACGCATTGGCCCAATTACCCAGCTTGTTCTTCAGCCGCTGCACATAGAACTGGTTACGGGTGCCGTCCGGGCGATGTCTGGGCAGCAGAAAGCAGCACAGGCCCTTGTCGGTGTACGCCAGCGTCAGAAACGCATCGCACATCGGCGCCGAGCAGAACCATTTGTGGCCCACCAGCTCGTAGCCCTGGCCCGGCCCGCCGATGCCAACGGGAAAAGCACGCGTGGTGTTTGCGCGCACATCGGTGCCGCCCTGCTTTTCGGTCATGGCCATGCCAATGGTCGCACCGGTCTTCTGTTCGATCGGCAGGTTGCGCGGATCGTACTGGCGTGACAGCACCTTAGGCAGCCAGGCGTCGGCGACGTCAGATTGAAGACGCAGCGCCGGGACACAGGCGAAAGTCATGGTCATCGGGCAGCTGGTGCCGGACTCGGCCTGGTTATGCAGGTACATGGTGGCCGCACGTGCCACCTGAGCTCCGGCGCGGGGGTCGGTCCAGGGGGCCGAGGTGATACCGGCGGCGATGCCGGCAGCCATCAACTCGTGATAGGAGGGGTGAAAGTCCACTATGTCGACGCGATGGCCGTACCGATCATGACTTTTGAATACCGGCTTGTTTTCGTTGGCCTGAAAGCCCGCCTGCATCAGGGTGCCACCGGCCAGCACCCCGTAGTCGGCGAGGGCCTGGTCGGCCCACTCGCCGTGATAACGGCGAACCCATTCCTGCAATGGAACGTCCTGACGGTAGAGGTTGATGCCGTCCAGTGGAGGCACCTGATTGGTCACCTCGTGGGTCTCGGCGTAGGCGTGAAAATTCATGCGCTGTGCTCCTTCGCGCCCAGGGCGCGCAAACTGAAACGGATGAGTGCCCTGGTGACGCTTTCCAGGCTGTCGCTAGGCAGGCCGCTGGCCCGTGCCGCGCGCGCCTGTGGCGACAGAGGCCCGACGAGTGCTTCGGCCACGGCACCCACCAGACAGGAAGCCGTCAGCGATACGTGCTCGACACTAAAGCTGCCGTCGTGGTTGCCCTCGCGTATGAGTGTGCAGTAGAGCTCGCCGTAGGCCTCGCGAAACCGCAGACGCTGTTCATCGACCTCCGGCTCCACCGGCTCGGCGATCAGCGCATAGGCCAGCTGCCGGCTATGCCAGGCTCGGGCGGCGAACTGACCGATACCACCTGCAAGACGCTGCGCAGCACTGCCCGGCTGGCCGAACTGGCTAGCCAGGGCATCGAACTCGATACGCGTTGCGCGAGTGAAGATCTCCGCAGCGAGCGCCCCCTTGCCCGGGAAGTATCGATACAGACTGCCGGTGGCCACGCCTGCCGAGCTCGCCAGACCATTCATGTTCAGCGCCGCGAAGCCGCCCTCTGCGACCTGCTGCATGCCGCATTCAAGGATGTGCTCGCGAAGCGCTCTGTCGCGCTCCGTTCGTGCTTGCGTGGTTCGATACGCCATTGTCTGAATCCGTGTTCATATCATGAGATCAGTGAATCAGGATTCAGGGGAGCTTGCAGGTGGGATAGTGATCAGAATGCAGGGGGATTCGGCCAGCAGAATGCGGCCGGCCGCTCGCTCAGCCAATCACGGCGATGACGATTTCCTTGATGACGAATGCTGCGACGCCCAGTCCCAGGGCAAAGAACAGGACGGCGGTACCCCAGCGTCCGGCCTGGGACTTCTTTGCCAGATCCCAGACGATGAAGCCCATGAACGCCACCAGCGCCAGCAGCATGACTGGCATGGCGATGGCTTCGAATTCTTGATAATCCAAATCCAACCTCCGTTGAGCAAACCGCGCAATGATACACCGCGCCGCTCGCGATGCGGCTGCGGCTTACTGCAGACCCATGTGTTGCAGCGGGAGTTCGGTCGAACTGATTACCTGATTGAGCATGAAGCTCGAGCGCACGCTGGACACGCCCTCAATGCGGGTCAGCTTGCCGAGGAGAAATTGCTGGTAGTGCTCCATGTCCGGCACGACCACGCGCAGCTGATAATCGGCGTCCATTCCGGTGACCAGGCAGCAATCGAGCACTTCGGGGCAATCGCGGATGACCTGTTCAAAACCGGCGAAGCGCTCCGGCGTATGACGATCCATGCCGATGAGGACGAAGGCTGTCAGCTTCAGCCCCAGTTTGGCCGGGTCCAGGAGCGCTACCTGCCGGGCGATGTACCCACTGTCTTCCAGTTGCTTGACGCGGCGCGAGCAGGGCGAGGGAGACAATCCGATTCGTTCAGCAAGCTCCTGATTGCTGATACGCGCATCACGCTGCAATTCGGCCAAAATCTTCAGGTCATAACGGTCCAGATTGTGCTCAGACATGGATGGGCGCTCGTTCTGTGCTGATAGTCTGTATAAAGTAGCTAATAATTGCTCATACATCTATATCCAGCGCAATATTAGGCAAGAAATTGCGATCGGGCGAGCGTAGCATTGGTTTCAGGTTTTCAGCCATGGCCGGCTCGTCCAGCCCGCTCCTGCATCAAGGGAGTGGTGATAGAGGGATCCACCGATCCGCTCGTCAACCGGCACCCCCAGCTCACAAGGCGAGGGACAGGCAGCATCTCAACAGGATGATAGACGGACAGCATGGAAAAGGCGGACCGCCGGTTACGACGGTCCGCCTTTTCTCTGTTCAGACCGGATCCTTGTGCACCAGTATTTCCGCCTGGGGGTAGGTCGTCTGGATCGCCTTGCGTACATTTTCCCCCAGCTCATGTGCCTCGTTGAGTGTCAGCCCGCCAGGCAACTCCACATGCACCTGCATGAACCAGTGCTGACCGGATTCGCGCGTACGCAAATCATGCACACCCAGCACGCCGGGCACCTCGCGAGCCAGGCGCAGCGCCTCGCGGCGAATCTCGTCCGGCAGCTCATGATCCATCAGTGTCTGCATCGCCGCCAGGCCGATGGTCACGGCACCGTAGCCGATATAGATCGCGATCCCGATACCGAAGAGTGCGTCGGCCAACGGTACACCGTAGTAGGCGAGAATCAGCGCCAGAATGATGCTGGTGTTCATCAGAAGGTCGGAGCGGTAGTGCAGCGCATCAGCGCGTATTGCAGTGGAGTGAGTGCGCTTGATGACGTGTCTCTGCAGCAACAGCATGCCGACGGTGGCGGCAATGGAAAACAGCATTACTGCCACGCCCAGCCAGGCGGCTTCCAGAGGCTGCGGCTCCATCAGGCGCTTGATGCCCTGGAGCAGAACCAGTACCGCTGATCCGGTGATGAAGGCACTTTGCGCCAGTCCAGCCAGTGCTTCGGCCTTGCCGTGACCGAAGCGGTGCCCACGGTCGGCGGGCTTGAGTGCGACCCGGACCGCGAGCAGATTGATGATCGACGCGCCGGCATCCATCAGCGAGTCGATCAGCGAGGCGAGCACGCTCACCGATCCGGACATGAGCCAGACCGACGACTTCATCACGATCAGCAACAGCGCCACGCCGACCGAGGCGTAGGTTGCAAGCGTCAGCAGACGTTGGCGTTCAGCCGGGTCAAGTGGCGCCGGTGAAGTCATCAGGCCCGCGCAGCCAGGCCCAGCGCAGCCAGCTGCTCGGCAGCGGGGCGGTCGATCTGACGGGCGTGCTCCAGGGGCAGATCCAGTTGCAGCTCTTCACGGATGATCGCCTTAAGCTTCAATGGATCGACATTGCCATGCTCGTCTACAGCCTGATCGAGGCGCTCGGGCGCGACGCTGTAGCGACGGTCCGGCAGGTAGATCGCACCCGTGGCAAAATCCACGCCGAAGGCGATCAGCCCCGGGACGATGTAGAACAGCAGGCCGATGCCGTTGAGGATGGCCACGCCCGCATCGATCTCTCCAGATAGCTGGCCACGACGTTCGGGATAGAAAATAGTCCCGCATGCACTCAGCTGGGTGATCAATGTGGCGCTAAGCAGGGCACAGGCCAGAGGTTTCAGGGTCATTCGCGCAAACTCCTTGGATCGGGAAAGTGGCG
Above is a window of Halopseudomonas nanhaiensis DNA encoding:
- the thiE gene encoding thiamine phosphate synthase; this encodes MSERLRGLYAITDSDLLGGERLLGWVDAALAGGARLLQYRDKTDDAVRRREEAEQLLRLCNYYGAGLIINDDLALAAELGVGVHLGREDGSLREARSVLGERAIIGATCHASLEFAEQAVEDGASYIAFGRFFQSVTKPGAPAATPVLLEQARRTFDVPIVAIGGITLHNAPQLRIAGADMLAVINGLFGANSPSEVERRARLFSEMFQPI
- a CDS encoding hydroxymethylpyrimidine/phosphomethylpyrimidine kinase, producing MNRPSPSRPVVLCLSGHDPSGGAGLQADIEALLAQGCHAAPTVTALTVQDTVDVSDFRVLDRDWVLAQANKVITDMPVAAVKLGMLGSVEMVETVLELMQQLPGVPLVCDPVLRAGGGGSLGKDDVGYAMRERLFPVAAIATPNLPEARILAELPEGTADQCAERLLPHIRHLLITGGHGDEADIHNRLYGRDGSRHDFTCQRLPGSYHGSGCTLASALAGRLAQGQELRSAVQTALDYTWRTLRDAEQPGLGQYVPRRLPLDFCS
- a CDS encoding DUF962 domain-containing protein, whose amino-acid sequence is MKPIDQWFDEYGESHQNRLNKLVHWVCVPLITFSVLGILWAIHPGVAFLAVGTSLMFYAMLSWRIAAAMLGLAAIMLLILDAMPSVFWPSVIIFVLAWIGQFIGHQVEGKKPSFFKDLQFLLIGPIWLLGFVFRTIGLRY
- a CDS encoding pseudouridine synthase, whose translation is MPRPPRRSAYTGTGKSRRKAAPPPASPRLIALNKPFDVLTQFTDDQGRATLKDFVDEPGLYPAGRLDRDSEGLLLLTNDGQLQARITDPRHKLSKTYWVQVEGEATPEQLEQLRAGPHLNDGPTRPAEVQMIAAPALWDRVPPVRFRKSVPTSWLSITIREGRNRQVRRMTAAVGLPTLRLVRVSIGDWELGELHPGEWRELPIRPTR
- a CDS encoding PaaI family thioesterase → MSEQTLPSERQRAIVEAGFARANFVSDVGIHMTDCGLGWVEAAVDILPRHAQQNGFVHAGVQTTLADHTAGAAAGMLAPEGFTVLTLEFKVNLLRAAVCERLLCRAEVLKAGRQVSVVESEVFAMVEGEKRLFSKATVTMAVVQLPD
- a CDS encoding acyl-CoA dehydrogenase family protein, translated to MNFHAYAETHEVTNQVPPLDGINLYRQDVPLQEWVRRYHGEWADQALADYGVLAGGTLMQAGFQANENKPVFKSHDRYGHRVDIVDFHPSYHELMAAGIAAGITSAPWTDPRAGAQVARAATMYLHNQAESGTSCPMTMTFACVPALRLQSDVADAWLPKVLSRQYDPRNLPIEQKTGATIGMAMTEKQGGTDVRANTTRAFPVGIGGPGQGYELVGHKWFCSAPMCDAFLTLAYTDKGLCCFLLPRHRPDGTRNQFYVQRLKNKLGNWANASSEVEFRGAFAWMIGEEGRGVPTIIEMVSLTRFDCMIGSSSLMRQALTQATHHCAYRTVGGRVLAEQPLMQNVLADLALESEAALALTMRMGKALDQSHDEQEDKFARLVTAVGKYWICKRAPAMINEAQECLGGAGYVEETILPRLYREAPVNSIWEGSGNVQCLDVLRALSKEPGVLEALFAELGDGHGDARLRAHIERLKADFRDTDDIQYRARQLTEDVAIALQARLLLEAGNETVSDAFISSRLTGQGRAFGTLPRGIDVQKLVARSTPALG
- a CDS encoding TetR/AcrR family transcriptional regulator gives rise to the protein MAYRTTQARTERDRALREHILECGMQQVAEGGFAALNMNGLASSAGVATGSLYRYFPGKGALAAEIFTRATRIEFDALASQFGQPGSAAQRLAGGIGQFAARAWHSRQLAYALIAEPVEPEVDEQRLRFREAYGELYCTLIREGNHDGSFSVEHVSLTASCLVGAVAEALVGPLSPQARAARASGLPSDSLESVTRALIRFSLRALGAKEHSA
- a CDS encoding DUF2788 domain-containing protein; this encodes MDYQEFEAIAMPVMLLALVAFMGFIVWDLAKKSQAGRWGTAVLFFALGLGVAAFVIKEIVIAVIG
- a CDS encoding Lrp/AsnC family transcriptional regulator: MSEHNLDRYDLKILAELQRDARISNQELAERIGLSPSPCSRRVKQLEDSGYIARQVALLDPAKLGLKLTAFVLIGMDRHTPERFAGFEQVIRDCPEVLDCCLVTGMDADYQLRVVVPDMEHYQQFLLGKLTRIEGVSSVRSSFMLNQVISSTELPLQHMGLQ
- a CDS encoding cation diffusion facilitator family transporter, giving the protein MTSPAPLDPAERQRLLTLATYASVGVALLLIVMKSSVWLMSGSVSVLASLIDSLMDAGASIINLLAVRVALKPADRGHRFGHGKAEALAGLAQSAFITGSAVLVLLQGIKRLMEPQPLEAAWLGVAVMLFSIAATVGMLLLQRHVIKRTHSTAIRADALHYRSDLLMNTSIILALILAYYGVPLADALFGIGIAIYIGYGAVTIGLAAMQTLMDHELPDEIRREALRLAREVPGVLGVHDLRTRESGQHWFMQVHVELPGGLTLNEAHELGENVRKAIQTTYPQAEILVHKDPV
- a CDS encoding polyribonucleotide nucleotidyltransferase, with product MTLKPLACALLSATLITQLSACGTIFYPERRGQLSGEIDAGVAILNGIGLLFYIVPGLIAFGVDFATGAIYLPDRRYSVAPERLDQAVDEHGNVDPLKLKAIIREELQLDLPLEHARQIDRPAAEQLAALGLAARA